The proteins below come from a single Aegilops tauschii subsp. strangulata cultivar AL8/78 chromosome 6, Aet v6.0, whole genome shotgun sequence genomic window:
- the LOC109775543 gene encoding kinesin-like protein KIN-7A has protein sequence MSASRPPTPSTPASKIQRTPMAGLTPGGSSRAQEEKILVTVRVRPLSKRELAMKDQKVAWECTDSQTILYKGPPQDRAAPTSYTFDKVFGPACQTDLVYEDGAKDVAMSALTGINATIFAYGQTSSGKTFTMRGVTESAVRDIYKHIENNPEREFIIKISAMEIYNENVKDLLRPDSGPLRLLDDPEKGTIVEKLDEEIAKDSQHLRHLIGICEEQRQVGETALNDASSRSHQIIRLTVESRLREASGCVKSFVANLNFVDLAGSERAAQTHAIGARLKEGGHINRSLLTLTTVIRKLSSEKRSGHIPYRDSKLTRILQLSLGGNARTAIICTMSPAITHAEQSRNTLFFATCAKEVTNTAKVNMVVSDKQLVKHLQTEVARLEAELRTPDRASSSSDILARKIKQMELEMEELRKQRDSAQLALEEIQKRTGDNQPGWNPFDSPQKTRKCLTFSEPSNNKIKIRSSVRQSSTAPFMLKHEIRKLEQLQQQLEVEANRAIDVLHKEVECHKHGNQDAAETIAKLQAEIREMQSVRSENRDVEMVTDEGNGSDLKDEITRLHLQDSDIAKLEAKLENVQRSIDKLVMSLPNVETTPNSNRSKKKKRMLLPLGISNRPNLIRAPCSPHSSSTPLELEVENRAPEGDKVSHEGSEKATPTKSGDTGDLSLRDETPRRRSSSVNMKRMQKMFQNAAEENVRSIRDYVTELKERVAKLQYQKQLLVCQVLELESNEGKANEMDEDPVENAGSLQDGPESWEILFKEQMQHIIQLWDLCHVSIIHRTQFYLLFRGDMADQIYIEVEVRRLTWLQQHFAEVGDTSPAALSDDPAVSLASSMKALRNEREFLARRMGSRLTEEERERLFIKWQVPLEAKQRKLQLVNKLWADPNDKAHIEESADIVARLVGFCEGGNISKEMFELNFALPASRKPWLMGWQPISNMIKEKTRQLVSTPLQ, from the exons ATGAGTGCATCAAGACCGCCAACGCCAAGCACCCCTGCATCAAAGATTCAACGCACACCGATGGCGGGCCTTACCCCTGGTGGCAGCTCCAGGGCCCAGGAGGAGAAGATCCTTGTCACTGTGCGGGTGCGACCATTGAGCAAGAGGGAGTTGGCCATGAAGGACCAGAAGGTGGCATGGGAATGCACTGACAGTCAGACAATCTTATACAAGGGTCCGCCACAGGACCGGGCAGCACCCACCTCTTACACTTTTG ATAAGGTGTTTGGGCCAGCATGCCAAACGGACTTGGTTTATGAAGATGGAGCTAAGGATGTTGCTATGTCTGCATTGACAGGCATCAATG CCACAATCTTCGCTTATGGTCAGACAAGTAGTGGCAAAACATTCACCATGAGAGGTGTGACAGAGAGCGCTGTCCGTGACATTTACAAACACATCGAAAAT AATCCTGAAAGGGAATTTATTATCAAGATATCTGCTATGGAAATATACAATGAGAATGTGAAGGATCTTCTACGACCTGACTCTGGTCCCCTTCGCTTGTTAGATGATCCTGAG AAAGGAACCATCGTGGAGAAGTTGGATGAAGAAATCGCCAAGGATAGCCAACATCTAAGGCATCTAATAGGCATTTGTGAAG AACAAAGACAGGTTGGGGAAACTGCACTAAATGACGCAAGTTCACGTTCCCACCAAATCATTAGGCTG ACTGTGGAAAGTAGGCTCCGTGAAGCGTCAGGCTGTGTTAAATCTTTTGTTGCTAACTTG AATTTTGTTGACCTTGCTGGAAGCGAGCGTGCTGCACAAACACATGCAATTGGTGCAAGATTGAAAGAAGGCGGCCATATTAATCGCAGCTTGTTGACTTTGACTACTGTCATCAGAAAGCTAAG CTCAGAGAAGAGGAGTGGCCACATACCCTACCGGGATTCAAAGCTCACACGTATTCTTCAGCTTTCTTTGGGTGGAAATGCAAGAACAGCCATCATCTGCACCATGAGCCCAGCCATAACACATGCAGAACAATCTAGGAATACTTTATTCTTTGCGACATGTGCCAAGGAGGTCACAAATACTGCAAAAGTTAATATG GTTGTATCTGATAAGCAACTAGTTAAGCATCTACAGACAGAAGTTGCTCGGCTAGAAGCAGAACTGAGGACCCCTGACcgtgcctcctcttcctccgatATCCTCGCCAGAAAGATTAAGCAG ATGGAACTGGAGATGGAAGAGCTACGGAAGCAACGAGATAGCGCACAGTTAGCACTTGAAGAAATACAGAAAAGGACGGGTGATAACCAGCCA GGGTGGAATCCCTTTGACTCACCACAAAAGACCAGAAAGTGCCTCACATTCTCTGAGCCAAGTAATAATAAGATTAAGATAAGGAGCTCGGTTAGACAATCATCCACTGCTCCATTTATGTTAAAGCATGAAATTCGCAAGCTTGAGCAGCTACAACAACAACTTGAGGTTGAAGCGAACCGAGCAATTGATGTACTGCACAAGGAGGTTGAATGCCACAAGCATGGGAACCAAGATGCAGCAGAAACTATTGCTAAACTTCAGGCAGAAATCAGGGAGATGCAGTCTGTTAGATCTGAGAACAGAGATGTTGAGATGGTTACAGATGAAGGAAATGGGTCTGATTTGAAAGATGAAATTACTAGACTTCATCTGCAGGACAGTGACATTGCCAAACTTGAGGCAAAACTAGAAAATGTACAGAGATCTATTGATAAATTGGTGATGTCACTTCCAAATGTTGAGACTACTCCGAACTCCAACagatcaaagaagaagaagaggatgcttCTTCCACTGGGTATAAGCAACAGACCAAATCTGATAAGAGCACCTTGCTCTCCCCATTCTTCTAGCACGCCTTTGGAGTTGGAAGTTGAAAATAGGGCTCCAGAGGGGGACAAGGTGTCTCACGAGGGTTCAGAAAAGGCTACTCCCACCAAGAGTGGAGACACTGGGGATTTATCATTACGTGATGAAACTCCACGCAGGCGATCCAGCTCAGTGAACATGAAAAGAATGCAGAAGATGTTCCAAAATGCTGCCGAAGAAAACGTGAGAAGTATTAGGGATTATGTCACCGAACTGAAGGAGAGGGTGGCAAAACTTCAGTACCAAAAACAGCTACTTGTCTGCCAG GTATTGGAGTTGGAATCTAACGAAGGCAAAGCAAATGAGATGGATGAAGATCCAGTTGAAAATGCCGGATCTCTACAGGATGGTCCTGAATCATGGGAGATATTATTTAAGGAGCAGATGCAGCACATTATACAATTGTGGGATCTCTGTCATGTATCAATCATACACAGGACCCAGTTCTACCTGTTATTCAGAGGGGATATGGCTGATCAGATATACATCGAGGTTGAAGTCAGAAGATTGACATGGCTGCAGCAGCATTTCGCCGAGGTCGGTGACACAAGCCCTGCTGCACTTAGTGATGACCCTGCAGTTTCTCTAGCCTCAAG TATGAAGGCGTTGAGGAATGAGCGAGAATTTCTTGCAAGAAGGATGGGCTCAAGGCTGACAGAAGAGGAGCGGGAGCGCCTTTTCATCAAATGGCAAGTCCCCCTCGAGGCAAAGCAGCGGAAGTTGCAGCTTGTGAACAAGCTCTGGGCAGATCCCAACGACAAAGCGCACATTGAGGAGAGCGCCGACATTGTGGCTCGGCTGGTTGGCTTCTGTGAGGGTGGGAACATCAGCAAGGAGATGTTTGAGCTCAATTTTGCGCTCCCTGCGAGTAGGAAGCCATGGCTGATGGGCTGGCAGCCAATCTCAAACATGATCAAGGAGAAAACTCGCCAGTTGGTTTCGACTCCATTACAGTGA